The sequence below is a genomic window from Silene latifolia isolate original U9 population chromosome 7, ASM4854445v1, whole genome shotgun sequence.
ACCCTATTCCAATGAACCAGCCCGCAAATTCTCATTGTAGACGGCCACTTTTCGTCTACATTGTAGACGGGGCAAAATTTCGCCATTTTAACGACAAAATGTTACAGCTTTGACAAAATTTAGCATAACAGCGTAATTTCATTTTGGTGTAACGGGAGCAAAAAGAGCAGTTTTTGACACCGACTGATTTCTAAAGCGTAGCAAGATAAAAATCCAGTAGTAAGTCCCTCCTCAACTCATTCATGCAAGAACTTGCATCGGTTACCAAAGTGACATCTACCTTGACGATAAAGTCGACATAATTGTTGTTTTGGGGCCGGTCTTTGCCAAGGGCCTGTTGACTGATTGTAGTTAGCATTCATCACTGTTGTATAACCGCCAGGCAAAGGTTGGCCTTGAGGATAATATACGCCCGGTCTTTGACAAGGGCCTGTTGACTGCATGTAGTTAGTATTCATCAATGTTGGATAACCGCAAGGCAAAGGTTGGCCTTGAGGATAATATACATTCGTCAAATAAGAACTTTGAGCTCTGTAAGTGGCTTGCTGATGAAAATGAGATGCTGGCATATTCGGTTTATTAAGCTGGGTTGTTAATGGATATCTAGATAGTGGTACGGAATTTGAGTTCTGTTTCGGAGCCTCAGATTGTTGTTGCTGTTGGACATTGATTCTGGACTTTTCAGAACCATAGCGAGAAATTTGATTTGTTTCATGCTTCGAGCCCTTTGGATGGCATGGGTTCTCTTTGTTCTTTGGATTAACCCTGCTGtagatacaatttaaatgagacaATATCAGCTACATTACGAGAGGTAAGCGGAATCAAATGCACACATTTTCACCCGAGTCTTGACAGCAAAGAAACACGGTTTCTGGATGATCCATCACGAACATTGTGAGTTTGTGACGAGTATGGCATATGAATAATActtcacaaaaaaaaaagtgcAACTAATTCAGCAGGCCATGAAATCGCCATGTAGCCATGTTCCTTTATTTCAACGTAATTAATCCATTTCGAATATGTACAACTAAAGCAGACATGCTTCTTTTTATTATGAAGTAGCAATAATTTGATGCAATTTTCGGTGAAATTTTCATTATCGTACTTAACATAATATTTTGGAATATTTTAACAGTTCCAGTGGTTTCTCTTAATTCTTGTGTAACACCCTAAAACGACTTGTAAAGCGAAACGGGGGGAGTACAAATGTACAATACAGAATGTAGATGGTGTTGAGTGAATTACCTCACGCCTTTAAGCGACTTATTTGCCATCTTCTCTTGAATTCGAGCTTCCCTATTTGATCTAGCCACTGTACCCCTGCTATGTTTTTCACTCAGAACTCTCTGCCTTTCAGCTTCATCTTCCCACCTCTACAATTGAACGTCACGTCGTCACTTGAGTAATCATTAGGAAAATATATCAGCATCAAAAGCAAGCAGAGTCTGTTAATCACTGACCTGTCTCCTTGTCTCCAATTTGTACAGATTTCTTCCCTTTATCAAGAGCGGATGAAGTGGGGGAAGTGGCTTCTCCCCTTTGCTCCAAAGAACCTCAACCTGATCAGAGAAAGACGGCCAGCATAAACGGAAGTAAAGATTTTGTCAAGATAAAAGAATGGTCTTTCCCGGTCCTGTGCAGAAGTTAAGTAATACCATCAGCAGCAACAttaccatgatcaagataaaagaaTGGTGTTTTTATCCGATTCAAGATTAAAACTGTGTCATAACCTGTTTGGTACGGCCGTCGGCCGGTATTGGTGTCAGATACGGATACAGACGGATCCACATGAATAACTTATTCAGGAACATGGACTTTGTACTAAACTGACGATATGGATGCGGGGAAATGTCTTCAAAACATAAATCCACATTTACAAACTATAATATCAATTATTTACTAGGGGATTTTTGTAGCCCATGTAGAGAGTAAAAGATATGATGTGTAGTCATGTGTAGTGAACCAACCGTAAATGTATGCTGTTGTTTAGCTGCACCGTAACTTTCATTCACTATCCGGCCTGCAATGGTTCGTTTGCCACATGGTGGTCCACTGGCACTCCTTGAGACAATGCTGAACCTGAGCCAAGCAATTGCACTGGTAAGGAAATGTTCTTAAAGACACTATACTAATTGCTAACTAGCTTAGCAGCTACTAGACTTGCGAACTGTAAAACGCAAAGTCAGGAAACATACCCTTCATATACAGTTTGCTCAAACATCACTACGTCCCCTAAACACGCATCACCTGCATAATGTCTCAAATGTTTATCATGAATATGGAGAAGCAGAACACCAACAAAATGCAGCATCAACTTTCCAAAAGTTGATACTCCGTATTAGAACTTTAGAAGTCATATAGCTTATTTAGACAACCAGAAATTCTATTACAGTTCAGAACAAGATATGTTCTCGTGATCAGAACATGACATTGACACCGGAAATAAGGCTAATATGAATCATTTGAGACATACATTATGGTCAGGACATCCCTAGCCCTAGCCTTACTCTGAGCTACAACCACAATAAACTAACAGTAACCATTTTACTTGCATATTTCAAATCTCAAACAAGACGGTCTTAGGCTGTGTCTCACAGCTTTTATTTGCGAGACAGTCTAACACGAGACAAACAGCTGGCCTATCCCAGTGAATAATGAATTGGTGATTTGATTGCATAAAAATATTTTCATGTATTACACCCAAAACTTACCCTTGCAGTTTAATACAAAGCTCGAAGGCGGATACTTCTTCTCTCCCCCATTCAGAATCCTGACAATCAAATTCACATTACCAGATTATCGTCTTTACACACTTTAAAACGACTGTCAGTAAAAGTAAATAAGCATTGCTTCCATCAAATAATTTTGTTACATACTCTATGTGCTCTTTAATTCTTTGAATAAGAACGTCCTTCTTCCCCGTCAATCTCAACCCATGTTTCCTCAAATACACCTTACATTGCTCCACCTTCAATTTCTCCACCTGCCCGCCTGACCACCATACGAAAACAATCCGTTTTTCCAATCAATAAAATTCTTCATAACATCATAATAATCAGCTATTCTTACTTGTGA
It includes:
- the LOC141591721 gene encoding uncharacterized protein LOC141591721 isoform X1, with protein sequence MAQSRSNHIHPDEDQEDYSEMEHYTDEEFNSEDSDDDPSYTNELIKAQSKLSKLSIENKSRLRDDEILEVDDEGTSLPKLSKEDLKNFEHVQEIIDCGQVEKLKVEQCKVYLRKHGLRLTGKKDVLIQRIKEHIEILNGGEKKYPPSSFVLNCKGDACLGDVVMFEQTVYEGFSIVSRSASGPPCGKRTIAGRIVNESYGAAKQQHTFTVEVLWSKGEKPLPPLHPLLIKGRNLYKLETRRQRWEDEAERQRVLSEKHSRGTVARSNREARIQEKMANKSLKGVSRVNPKNKENPCHPKGSKHETNQISRYGSEKSRINVQQQQQSEAPKQNSNSVPLSRYPLTTQLNKPNMPASHFHQQATYRAQSSYLTNVYYPQGQPLPCGYPTLMNTNYMQSTGPCQRPGVYYPQGQPLPGGYTTVMNANYNQSTGPWQRPAPKQQLCRLYRQGRCHFGNRCKFLHE
- the LOC141591721 gene encoding uncharacterized protein LOC141591721 isoform X2, which produces MAQSRSNHIHPDEDQEDYSEMEHYTDEEFNSEDSDDDPSYTNELIKAQSKLSKLSIENKSRLRDDEILEVDDEGTSLPKLSKEDLKNFEHVQEIIDCGQVEKLKVEQCKVYLRKHGLRLTGKKDVLIQRIKEHIEILNGGEKKYPPSSFVLNCKGDACLGDVVMFEQTVYEGFSIVSRSASGPPCGKRTIAGRIVNESYGAAKQQHTFTVEVLWSKGEKPLPPLHPLLIKGRNLYKLETRRQRWEDEAERQRVLSEKHSRGTVARSNREARIQEKMANKSLKGVRVNPKNKENPCHPKGSKHETNQISRYGSEKSRINVQQQQQSEAPKQNSNSVPLSRYPLTTQLNKPNMPASHFHQQATYRAQSSYLTNVYYPQGQPLPCGYPTLMNTNYMQSTGPCQRPGVYYPQGQPLPGGYTTVMNANYNQSTGPWQRPAPKQQLCRLYRQGRCHFGNRCKFLHE